One region of Ostrinia nubilalis chromosome 14, ilOstNubi1.1, whole genome shotgun sequence genomic DNA includes:
- the LOC135078261 gene encoding uncharacterized protein LOC135078261, producing the protein MVEFALENNQQAGTSGDNFRQFHENYSYAMHQNPNQGAVSRNIQGYDSPKPPIPAKNMYGTKPETPNNSQMITVTVETGKDSTRDAPKSNKSVSKTYHTLKDMISSRFKSKDTNETERNNEPEPSLNNSEERKRPEPEQATPRETSTRKMEQGIYGRPMPQNRPDMQYGHSMANNMAYPSPSPHRQMMQQQIVQQQMMLNHQARSQEMLASTPHSRQQPQALGADALYQQYGPPGRRSALYQRDVDVRSMANFTSLKTGPQTSFENSHSRPDLRSPQQLEREIIRQRGLVEGRRATSHPHLLDEPQPRLEVTTPQIHDRSRRNSHGNLLEVHENEPQRTCDERESDDGGFRARLAAQGRSSFEERIRTSGRSIESHRMQENVYRRTPEIHKESRRTPEIHRESRRTPEIHRESRRTPDMHRESRRTPDIHKERRTPDSIGQKIKEEASGHGERNDESASQKSVDSVYNSNSKAEASHPQPSSSRHTPNRIEDLKAHGKKGAGSGASSDYDKNGGQSSNVDSGRGSVAYSSGRRPEASLHDTSADSDAVGPSRSQPQPGTSQQAAGQSGENEWADLVECELRQILEPKLAGMRLDSSASSDSSVTPPLPPLSPSSDMHKRNSLPGRSSEYPEDRRRGRESPRWHGHKKHSSKRDHHYKKHLFGLDTTDMTSTTTRSLDLSSLLDGRTDSDASTGDARAIRRQLRGLENMYAEVLQLLGVRKPASLAKHPTWESRLSSKRRYGSMSSLPSSSVSSRPVREKRRSSNDHRKKHDLKGINKRFQRLEAHVVTLARSVAHLSSEMRTHHLVMQEVDAVRAELLALRHMYK; encoded by the exons ATGGTCGAGTTCGCTTTGGAAAAT AACCAGCAGGCTGGCACCTCAGGCGACAACTTCAGACAGTTCCATGAAAACTACAGTTACGCTATGCACCAGAATCCGAACCAAGGAGCAGTTTCTAGAAACATCCAAGGCTATGATTCCCCTAAACCACCAATCCCAGCCAAAAATATGTATGGCACAAAACCTGAGACACCTAACAATTCGCAAATGATCACAGTGACGGTAGAAACTGGGAAAGATAGCACGAGAGACGCTCCTAAAAGCAATAAATCAGTCAGTAAGACATATCATACACTCAAAGACATGATCTCAAGTAGATTTAAAAGTAAAGACACCAATGAGACTGAGAGGAACAACGAACCTGAACCTAGTTTGAATAATAGCGAAGAGAGGAAAAGGCCGGAGCCTGAGCAGGCGACGCCAAGAGAGACGAGCACGAGGAAGATGGAGCAGGGGATTTATGGAAGACCAATGCCGCAGAACAGACCTGATATGCAGTATGGACACAGCATGGCAAATAATATGGCATATCCCAGTCCATCTCCACAcag ACAAATGATGCAGCAGCAGATAGTTCAGCAACAGATGATGCTGAACCACCAGGCCAGGTCACAAGAGATGCTGGCGTCAACACCCCACTCCCGGCAACAGCCCCAGGCGTTGGGGGCAGACGCCCTGTACCAACAGTACGGACCACCCGGTAGAAGAAGTGCCCTCTATCAGAGAGATGTTGACGTTCGATCTATGGCCAACTTCACTTCTCTGAAAACGGGACCCCAAACGTCG TTTGAAAATTCACACTCAAGACCAGATCTCAGAAGTCCTCAACAATTAGAAAGAGAGATCATAAGACAAAGAGGCTTAGTAGAAGGCAGACGGGCCACATCACACCCTCATCTTCTAGATGAACCACAACCAAGACTTGAAGTCACCACACCGCAGATTCATGACAGATCAAGAAGAAACTCTCATGGGAATCTTCTAGAAGTACACGAGAATGAACCGCAGAGGACTTGTGACGAGAGGGAGTCAGATGATGGAGGTTTCAGAGCCAGGCTAGCAGCTCAGGGCAGATCTAGCTTTGAAGAGCGAATCAGAACCAGTGGGCGTTCAATAGAGTCTCATAGAATGCAGGAGAACGTTTACAGAAGAACGCCGGAAATTCACAAAGAATCTAGAAGGACGCCTGAAATACATAGAGAATCAAGACGCACTCCTGAAATCCATAGGGAATCAAGACGGACGCCCGATATGCATAGGGAATCTAGGAGAACCCCAGATATTCATAAAGAACGTAGAACGCCTGATTCGATAGGACAGAAAATTAAAGAAGAAGCATCTGGTCATGGAGAAAGGAATGACGAGAGTGCAAGTCAGAAGTCGGTGGACAGCGTGTATAATTCGAACAGTAAAGCAGAGGCGAGCCATCCGCAGCCGTCGTCTTCAAGGCACACGCCGAACAGGATAGAAGATTTGAAGGCACATGGGAAGAAGGGAGCTGGATCTGGTGCTAGTTCAG ATTACGACAAAAACGGTGGACAGTCATCGAACGTGGACTCCGGGAGAGGCAGCGTGGCCTACTCCAGCGGGCGGAGACCGGAGGCCAGTCTGCACGACACGTCGGCCGACTCTGATGCTGTGGGGCCTTCGAGGTCCCAGCCTCAACCGGGGACCAGCCAGCAAGCGGCTGGACAGA GCGGCGAGAACGAATGGGCAGACCTAGTAGAATGCGAACTGCGCCAGATCCTGGAGCCGAAGCTGGCCGGCATGAGGCTGGACTCTTCGGCCAGCTCCGACAGTTCTGTCACGCCACCGCTGCCGCCGCTGTCGCCGTCGTCTGACATGCACAAGAGAAACAG CCTTCCAGGTCGGTCGTCGGAGTACCCTGAGGACCGGAGACGAGGCAGGGAGTCCCCGCGCTGGCACGGCCACAAGAAACATTCGTCCAAAAGAGATCACCATTATAAGAAACACC TTTTCGGGCTAGACACCACCGACATGACGTCAACCACCACCCGCAGCCTGGATCTCTCCTCTCTCCTGGACGGGAGGACAGACAGTGACGCATCTACAGGAGACGCGAGGGCCATCCGGCGTCAGCTCAGAGGATTAGAGAACATGTATGCTGAGGTCCTGCAGCTGTTGGGAGTGAGGAAGCCGGCTAGTTTGGCTAAGCATCCTACGTGGGAGTCGAG GCTATCGTCCAAACGTCGATACGGAAGCATGTCATCGTTACCGTCCAGCTCAGTCAGCAGTAGACCAGTGAGAGAAAAAAGGCGCAGCTCCAATGACCACAGGAAGAAACATGATCTCAAG GGAATAAACAAGCGCTTCCAGCGGCTGGAGGCGCACGTGGTGACGCTGGCGCGCTCGGTGGCGCACCTGTCCAGCGAGATGCGCACGCACCACCTCGTCATGCAGGAGGTGGACGCCGTGCGCGCCGAGCTGCTGGCGCTGCGCCACATGTACAAGTGA
- the LOC135077797 gene encoding uncharacterized protein LOC135077797 — protein MRTHHLVMQEVDAVRAELLALRHMYKSQQYIRSGHQRHSDPFSFSNPDRVKRLTKFFGDEPPLMRLFLKKLGYEKYAALLEKEKVGAAELPYVGEDKLRALGVPLGPRMRILKEAGIHQDLHHLSRDDPHNTTTTLAIV, from the exons ATGCGCACGCACCACCTCGTCATGCAGGAGGTGGACGCCGTGCGCGCCGAGCTGCTGGCGCTGCGCCACATGTACAA GTCTCAGCAGTACATCCGCTCGGGCCACCAGCGGCACTCGGACCCATTTTCGTTCAGCAACCCCGACCGCGTGAAGCGGCTCACCAAGTTCTTCGGAGACGAGCCACCGCTCATGAGGCTGTTCCTCAAGAAGCTGGGGTATGAG AAATACGCGGCACTACTGGAAAAAGAAAAAGTTGGAGCGGCAGAGCTCCCGTACGTCGGCGAAGACAAACTCCGCGCTCTTGGGGTACCACTGGGACCCAGGATGAGGATACTGAAGGAGGCTGGCATCCACCAGGATCTCCACCACCTGTCCAGAGACGACCCTCACAACACAACCACGACGTTAGCTATCGTATGA